The following proteins are encoded in a genomic region of Triticum dicoccoides isolate Atlit2015 ecotype Zavitan chromosome 1B, WEW_v2.0, whole genome shotgun sequence:
- the LOC119322331 gene encoding uncharacterized protein LOC119322331 isoform X2: MPPPPPDRREFLYRDGRRHDAAAGDPLLPAPPATPRWRDSPYHPPPPPPPPLRDHARPSPRRTASSASSEGYYRQGAGTYDRSYPDEPLGYTPSRSDRYWLEEDPPTGYKGFSRYGGGGGRRDGRDLRGSYRRSPFRSYGGDFPRGHQEPPPPPPSRRSPLRSVAVPICYDPPSDRADREDREHQPRATPWRPLRRRESRSDAADAAGAGPLSARQSATAGAASEKNAPSQSAAVADSQSAEEETPRKKPRLGWGQGLAKYEKQKVPGSSESAEPVAEGSPDGVEQKEVVGAPAPALCASPVAAPSSPPAAPALCASPVAAPALPSFAPPSSSPVPEDKSCELTANTVTMSSKDIPGAEVQAYNDEIPIKLGQLDGDRIGSLANVLAELLQHEDSCSGDSRRLTNSSKLLLLKENIARELEKTELEIDSLECELKSVSTESENKALEDAENPSPSSGTSKILAKPATSKVLAKPETSKVLAKPEICGTSSSPKEQGVLTPCKLPVEQEADANGVDLMDVVTAPVRSVTAVSSGESVACPGVVAEAEVAVAADVAPLKPSEGTGSQIDAHCPRQEPSLSHDNVSSMKADGSNALSTRQCSHRIDSRNLIPSIIAVNNDIAKEFNELVFKPLPAGQPCLGLSSQMKNDLSVRKKLGIHKNRLRFKEQALTFKFKVLRHLWKEDVRLLSVRKQRPKSNKRTDQSNRASQSGSQRQRSSIRSRLGMPAGNLSTFPTTEISDVANKMFTEFQFKRCRNYLKMPALIIDEKEKESASFVSKNGLIEDPVSVEKERSVINPWTHEEKEVFMQMLASFGKNFSKISNFLQHKTTADCVEFYYKHHKSDSFREVKKLLDLRQQQPTGNYLGTKSGKKWNPENAASLDMLGNAASVVAAHGLDYANRVEKDTEKSIIRTSCKSDVSAVAKGSLDKDGIANVSLHERESVAADVLAGICGTLSPEGMGSCITSSADHGQKIGATRMEYLIATPEADKSFDEEDDLSDQECEVDSVDWNDNEKSLFIEALNNHGKDFARISSYVKSKSYEQCKVFFSKARISLGLDLIYQQTTDTGLPTGDASGGRSDTDEACAAEMDSPICSTQSPVEMEMEVCPSADKTLQGHLLSGITFKQSETDRSDGPEIVDLTIEEGEIKADDTNNCNIPVDHRQSSEATHQSTPSCAPIDINSSESTGSMENREHSNQVSVHGNGAMASSTEQPVGAHLEISSSLHIVEVIEPSKASEKICIQVSSREHAPESGAPISAGNLTTPVFLPGVIQSSNVYEGICTKESSVEGPSQQAPLSAHMKAGNLTLSVCLPGEHCSKVSSNEGPSKHAPESAHVKAGNSTPSVCLPGESGSKENVAHFSDMAGVSCIRPAFTLSYQQSVPTDLLPAKPKSHVTPLTPKDLMPVQFSSDLPDPTSIRFEGIASITSPNFGDHANRVSNTPGPKDMSKFPVFNEQSRSQHDVLFRNIDGYLQHRRNHHLAVDIPAFSDSTVSGSVGISHPDQFTITKYQNGRSGSSGLSSTSAGFLMNGSSKELREGQLKPCSHKASTESCDQVKRPGDVKLFGKILSHQSSLQSSGSSSNVTRSKPPPPTTAAGLLGSGMDRMVYSSRPTNTAHFGQDERVVRSYTHLDGSTVQPESSLFRVAKCQRSSLASVPFYSAKNGTLGVLAEYQQPLRQQLPSDPKRLESYADLQKRNGIELISGFQQQQPGKAARLGGAGILVSPVSDPVAALKAQYGSSSKFLGKDADHPWKDIGNR; the protein is encoded by the exons atgcctccgcctccgccgGATCGGAGGGAGTTCCTCTACAGGGACGGGCGCAGGCACGACGCGGCCGCCGGGGACCCACTCCTGCCGGCGCCCcccgccacgccgcgctggagggaCTCCCCGTAccacccaccaccgccgccgccgccgcccctgcgcgACCACGCCCGGCCCTCGCCTCGCAGGACCGCGTCTTCGGCCTCCTCAG AGGGCTATTACAGGCAGGGCGCCGGCACCTATGACCGCTCCTACCCCGACGAGCCGCTGGGCTACACGCCCTCGCGCTCCGACCGCTACTGGCTGGAGGAAGACCCTCCCACCGGCTATAAGGGTTTCAGCCGctatggtggcggcggcggccggagggaCGGCCGTGACTTGCGGGGATCCTACCGGAGGTCTCCGTTTAGGAGCTACGGGGGCGACTTCCCAAGGGGCCACCAGGAGCCCCCGCCTCCCCCACCGTCGAGGAGGTCTCCTCTGAGGTCAGTTGCTGTGCCGATCTGTTACGACCCTCCCAGTGATAGGGCTGACAGGGAGGATAGAGAACACCAACCCCGTGCGACTCCTTGGCGGCCCCTGCGCCGGAGGGAGAGCAGATCTGACGCTGCAGACGCAGCTGGCGCTGGACCTTTGTCAGCTCGTCAGAGCGCTACTGCAGGGGCGGCTTCAGAGAAGAACGCCCCATCGCAGTCTGCGGCTGTGGCAGATTCACAGTCGGCTGAGGAGGAGACACCCAGGAAGAAGCCCCGGCTTGGATGGGGGCAAGGCTTGGCCAAATATGAGAAGCAGAAGGTGCCTGGTTCTTCAGAATCTGCTGAACCTGTTGCTGAAGGGAGCCCAGACGGCGTTGAACAGAAGGAAGTTGTAGGCGCACCTGCACCTGCACTTTGTGCATCTCCAGTGGCCGCACCATCATCTCCACCAGCTGCACCTGCACTTTGTGCATCTCCAGTGGCGGCACCGGCGTTACCATCATTTGCACCTCCATCTAGTTCTCCTG TGCCTGAAGATAAATCCTGTGAACTGACGGCAAATACAGTCACAATGTCCAGTAAAGATATCCCTGGGGCGGAGGTCCAGGCTTACAACGATGAAATCCCCATTAAGTTAGGTCAACTTGATGGTGATCGCATTGGCTCCCTTGCCAACGTCCTTGCTGAACTACTTCAACATGAAGATTCTTGTTCTGGGGATTCGAGAAGACTGACAAATAGTAGTAAGTTATTGCTACTGAAAGAAAACATAGCCAGGGAGCTTGAGAAGACTGAGCTTGAGATTGATTCATTGGAATGTGAACTTAAATCAGTGAGTACTGAATCAGAAAACAAGGCTCTTGAAGATGCAGAAAATCCTTCACCTTCTAGTGGGACATCAAAAATTCTAGCCAAGCCTGCGACATCAAAAGTTCTAGCCAAGCCTGAGACATCAAAAGTTCTAGCCAAGCCTGAGATCTGTGGAACATCATCTTCCCCTAAAGAACAAGGGGTGCTCACTCCTTGCAAGCTTCCTGTGGAGCAGGAAGCTGATGCTAACGGTGTAGACTTGATGGATGTTGTGACAGCTCCTGTTCGCAGTGTAACTGCAGTCTCATCGGGAGAGAGTGTTGCATGTCCTGGAGTTGTTGCTGAAGCTGAGGTTGCTGTAGCTGCAGATGTGGCCCCATTGAAGCCTTCTGAAGGAACTGGGTCTCAAATTGATGCCCACTGTCCGAGGCAGGAGCCTAGTTTGTCCCATGATAATGTTAGTTCCATGAAAGCAGATGGCAGCAATGCCTTATCAACCAGGCAGTGCTCACACCGTATCGACAGCCGTAATTTAATCCCTTCAATTATTGCTGTGAACAATGATATAGCAAAAGAATTTAATGAACTGGTTTTCAAACCTTTGCCTGCTGGTCAACCATGTCTTGGTTTATCTAGTCAAATGAAGAATGACCTGAGTGTCAGAAAGAAGCTTGGCATACATAAAAATAGACTAAGATTCAAAGAGCAAGCACTTACCTTCAAGTTCAAGGTGCTGCGGCACCTGTGGAAAGAGGATGTGCGGCTCCTCTCTGTAAGAAAGCAGCGCCCAAAGTCTAATAAACGCACTGATCAGAGCAACCGTGCATCACAGAGTGGATCTCAGAGGCAACGCTCGTCTATTCGCTCTCGATTGGGCATGCCTG CTGGTAATCTGAGTACGTTTCCTACCACAGAAATATCAGATGTTGCAAACAAGATGTTTACAGAATTTCAGTTTAAGCGCTGCAGAAATTACTTGAAAATGCCAGCATTAATTATagatgaaaaagagaaagaaagtgCTAGCTTTGTCAGCAAGAATGGTTTGATTGAGGATCCTGTTTCAGTTGAGAAGGAGCGGTCAGTGATAAATCCATGGACTCATGAAGAGAAGGAAGTTTTTATGCAGATGCTTGCTTCATTTGGCAAGAATTTCTCTAAAATCTCCAATTTTCTACAGCACAAGACAACGGCTGATTGTGTTGAGTTCTACTACAAGCACCATAAATCTGACAGTTTCCGAGAAGTTAAGAAACTTCTGGATCTTCGGCAGCAACAACCCACCGGCAATTACCTAGGAACAAAATCTGGAAAGAAATGGAATCCTGAGAATGCTGCATCTCTTGATATGCTTGGAAATGCTGCATCAGTCGTGGCTGCCCATGGTCTTGATTATGCAAACAGAGTGGAGAAAGATACTGAAAAGTCTATCATTCGGACTTCTTGCAAGTCTGATGTTTCGGCTGTGGCCAAAGGATCTTTGGATAAGGATGGCATTGCTAATGTATCTCTGCACGAGAGGGAATCTGTAGCTGCTGATGTCTTGGCAGGCATATGTGGAACTCTCTCCCCTGAAGGAATGGGCTCATGCATTACCAGTTCCGCTGATCATGGCCAAAAGATAGGTGCCACAAGAATGGAGTATCTTATAGCAACTCCAGAGGCAGACAAGAGCTTTGATGAGGAAGACGATCTCTCAGACCAGGAATGCGAAGTTGATTCAGTTGATTGGAACGACAATGAGAAGTCACTGTTCATTGAGGCTCTGAATAACCATGGGAAGGATTTTGCTCGAATTTCTTCATATGTGAAGAGCAAGTCATATGAGCAGTGCAAGGTATTTTTCAGCAAGGCTCGCATTTCACTTGGTTTGGATTTGATCTATCAGCAGACTACCGATACCGGTTTGCCGACAGGTGATGCCAGTGGAGGTAGGAGTGATACTGACGAGGCATGTGCTGCTGAGATGGATTCTCCTATTTGTAGCACACAGTCTCCTGTGGAAATGGAGATGGAAGTTTGTCCTTCTGCTGATAAAACCCTTCAGGGGCATCTTCTATCTGGCATCACCTTTAAACAGTCAGAAACTGATAGATCAGATGGGCCAGAAATTGTGGACCTAACAATTGAGGAAGGTGAGATCAAGGCAGATGATACTAACAATTGTAACATTCCTGTTGATCATAGACAGTCAAGTGAAGCCACTCATCAATCAACACCTTCATGTGCTCCTATCGATATCAATTCTTCTGAGAGCACAGGGAGTATGGAGAACAGAGAGCACAGTAACCAAGTGAGTGTGCATGGCAATGGAGCCATGGCCTCTTCGACTGAGCAGCCTGTGGGAGCACACCTGGAAATCAGCTCCAGTCTGCACATTGTTGAAGTTATTGAGCCGAGCAAGGCGTCTGAAAAGATTTGCATTCAGGTATCCAGCAGGGAACATGCTCCCGAGAGTGGTGCACCCATCAGCGCTGGAAATTTAACCACCCCGGTTTTCTTACCTGGAGTCATCCAGTCGAGCAATGTGTATGAAGGGATTTGCACCAAGGAATCCAGTGTGGAAGGACCTTCGCAACAAGCACCCTTGAGTGCACACATGAAGGCTGGAAATTTGACCCTCTCTGTTTGCTTACCTGGGGAACACTGTAGTAAGGTATCCAGTAACGAAGGACCTTCAAAACATGCACCTGAGAGTGCACACGTGAAAGCTGGAAATTCAACTCCCTCTGTTTGCTTACCTGGAGAAAGTGGCAGCAAGGAAAATGTCGCCCATTTCTCGGACATGGCCGGTGTTTCCTGTATCAGGCCTGCATTTACTTTGAGTTATCAGCAAAGCGTGCCAACAGATCTGCTCCCAGCAAAGCCAAAATCACACGTCACCCCTCTTACTCCAAAGGATTTGATGCCTGTTCAGTTTAGTTCTGACCTTCCTGATCCTACCTCAATTCGTTTTGAGGGCATAGCCTCCATAACTTCACCAAATTTTGGTGATCATGCCAACAGAGTCAGCAATACTCCAGGGCCCAAGGATATGAGCAAATTCCCAGTATTTAATGAACAATCTCGGAGCCAGCATGATGTTCTGTTCCGCAATATTGATGGATACTTGCAGCACAGACGGAATCACCATCTGGCAGTTGATATACCCGCTTTTTCTGATAGCACTGTAAGTGGCAGTGTGGGAATTTCTCATCCGGATCAGTTCACAATAACCAAATACCAGAATGGCAGGTCGGGCAGCTCAGGTCTCTCAAGCACATCTGCTGGGTTTCTGATGAATGGGAGCAGCAAAGAATTACGGGAAGGTCAGTTGAAGCCCTGTTCCCACAAGGCAAGCACTGAGAGTTGTGATCAGGTGAAGCGCCCTGGTGATGTAAAGTTATTTGGGAAAATTCTGAGCCATCAATCATCCTTGCAAAGTTCTGGCTCATCATCGAATGTAACTAGAAGCAAGCCTCCCCCGCCAACGACAGCAGCAGGATTGTTGGGAAGTGGAATGGATCGCATGGTTTATTCATCTAGGCCCACAAATACTGCCCACTTTGGGCAGGACGAGCGAGTGGTGAGGAGCTACACTCACCTGGATGGGAGCACAGTACAGCCCGAGTCGTCTTTGTTCAGGGTAGCGAAATGCCAGAGATCATCATTGGCCAGCGTGCCATTTTACTCGGCTAAAAATGGCACACTGGGTGTATTAGCAGAGTACCAGCAGCCTTTGCGGCAGCAGCTTCCATCAGATCCGAAGCGGCTGGAAAGCTACGCTGATCTCCAGAAGAGGAACGGAATAGAGCTCATCTCAGggttccagcagcagcagcccgggaaagccgcgcggctcggtggcgcCGGGATCCTTGTGAGCCCCGTGTCGGACCCGGTGGCGGCCCTCAAGGCGCAGTACGGCTCGAGCTCGAAGTTCCTGGGCAAGGACGCCGACCACCCCTGGAAAGACATAGGAAACAggtag
- the LOC119322331 gene encoding uncharacterized protein LOC119322331 isoform X1, protein MPPPPPDRREFLYRDGRRHDAAAGDPLLPAPPATPRWRDSPYHPPPPPPPPLRDHARPSPRRTASSASSEGYYRQGAGTYDRSYPDEPLGYTPSRSDRYWLEEDPPTGYKGFSRYGGGGGRRDGRDLRGSYRRSPFRSYGGDFPRGHQEPPPPPPSRRSPLRSVAVPICYDPPSDRADREDREHQPRATPWRPLRRRESRSDAADAAGAGPLSARQSATAGAASEKNAPSQSAAVADSQSAEEETPRKKPRLGWGQGLAKYEKQKVPGSSESAEPVAEGSPDGVEQKEVVGAPAPALCASPVAAPSSPPAAPALCASPVAAPALPSFAPPSSSPAAVPEDKSCELTANTVTMSSKDIPGAEVQAYNDEIPIKLGQLDGDRIGSLANVLAELLQHEDSCSGDSRRLTNSSKLLLLKENIARELEKTELEIDSLECELKSVSTESENKALEDAENPSPSSGTSKILAKPATSKVLAKPETSKVLAKPEICGTSSSPKEQGVLTPCKLPVEQEADANGVDLMDVVTAPVRSVTAVSSGESVACPGVVAEAEVAVAADVAPLKPSEGTGSQIDAHCPRQEPSLSHDNVSSMKADGSNALSTRQCSHRIDSRNLIPSIIAVNNDIAKEFNELVFKPLPAGQPCLGLSSQMKNDLSVRKKLGIHKNRLRFKEQALTFKFKVLRHLWKEDVRLLSVRKQRPKSNKRTDQSNRASQSGSQRQRSSIRSRLGMPAGNLSTFPTTEISDVANKMFTEFQFKRCRNYLKMPALIIDEKEKESASFVSKNGLIEDPVSVEKERSVINPWTHEEKEVFMQMLASFGKNFSKISNFLQHKTTADCVEFYYKHHKSDSFREVKKLLDLRQQQPTGNYLGTKSGKKWNPENAASLDMLGNAASVVAAHGLDYANRVEKDTEKSIIRTSCKSDVSAVAKGSLDKDGIANVSLHERESVAADVLAGICGTLSPEGMGSCITSSADHGQKIGATRMEYLIATPEADKSFDEEDDLSDQECEVDSVDWNDNEKSLFIEALNNHGKDFARISSYVKSKSYEQCKVFFSKARISLGLDLIYQQTTDTGLPTGDASGGRSDTDEACAAEMDSPICSTQSPVEMEMEVCPSADKTLQGHLLSGITFKQSETDRSDGPEIVDLTIEEGEIKADDTNNCNIPVDHRQSSEATHQSTPSCAPIDINSSESTGSMENREHSNQVSVHGNGAMASSTEQPVGAHLEISSSLHIVEVIEPSKASEKICIQVSSREHAPESGAPISAGNLTTPVFLPGVIQSSNVYEGICTKESSVEGPSQQAPLSAHMKAGNLTLSVCLPGEHCSKVSSNEGPSKHAPESAHVKAGNSTPSVCLPGESGSKENVAHFSDMAGVSCIRPAFTLSYQQSVPTDLLPAKPKSHVTPLTPKDLMPVQFSSDLPDPTSIRFEGIASITSPNFGDHANRVSNTPGPKDMSKFPVFNEQSRSQHDVLFRNIDGYLQHRRNHHLAVDIPAFSDSTVSGSVGISHPDQFTITKYQNGRSGSSGLSSTSAGFLMNGSSKELREGQLKPCSHKASTESCDQVKRPGDVKLFGKILSHQSSLQSSGSSSNVTRSKPPPPTTAAGLLGSGMDRMVYSSRPTNTAHFGQDERVVRSYTHLDGSTVQPESSLFRVAKCQRSSLASVPFYSAKNGTLGVLAEYQQPLRQQLPSDPKRLESYADLQKRNGIELISGFQQQQPGKAARLGGAGILVSPVSDPVAALKAQYGSSSKFLGKDADHPWKDIGNR, encoded by the exons atgcctccgcctccgccgGATCGGAGGGAGTTCCTCTACAGGGACGGGCGCAGGCACGACGCGGCCGCCGGGGACCCACTCCTGCCGGCGCCCcccgccacgccgcgctggagggaCTCCCCGTAccacccaccaccgccgccgccgccgcccctgcgcgACCACGCCCGGCCCTCGCCTCGCAGGACCGCGTCTTCGGCCTCCTCAG AGGGCTATTACAGGCAGGGCGCCGGCACCTATGACCGCTCCTACCCCGACGAGCCGCTGGGCTACACGCCCTCGCGCTCCGACCGCTACTGGCTGGAGGAAGACCCTCCCACCGGCTATAAGGGTTTCAGCCGctatggtggcggcggcggccggagggaCGGCCGTGACTTGCGGGGATCCTACCGGAGGTCTCCGTTTAGGAGCTACGGGGGCGACTTCCCAAGGGGCCACCAGGAGCCCCCGCCTCCCCCACCGTCGAGGAGGTCTCCTCTGAGGTCAGTTGCTGTGCCGATCTGTTACGACCCTCCCAGTGATAGGGCTGACAGGGAGGATAGAGAACACCAACCCCGTGCGACTCCTTGGCGGCCCCTGCGCCGGAGGGAGAGCAGATCTGACGCTGCAGACGCAGCTGGCGCTGGACCTTTGTCAGCTCGTCAGAGCGCTACTGCAGGGGCGGCTTCAGAGAAGAACGCCCCATCGCAGTCTGCGGCTGTGGCAGATTCACAGTCGGCTGAGGAGGAGACACCCAGGAAGAAGCCCCGGCTTGGATGGGGGCAAGGCTTGGCCAAATATGAGAAGCAGAAGGTGCCTGGTTCTTCAGAATCTGCTGAACCTGTTGCTGAAGGGAGCCCAGACGGCGTTGAACAGAAGGAAGTTGTAGGCGCACCTGCACCTGCACTTTGTGCATCTCCAGTGGCCGCACCATCATCTCCACCAGCTGCACCTGCACTTTGTGCATCTCCAGTGGCGGCACCGGCGTTACCATCATTTGCACCTCCATCTAGTTCTCCTG CTGCAGTGCCTGAAGATAAATCCTGTGAACTGACGGCAAATACAGTCACAATGTCCAGTAAAGATATCCCTGGGGCGGAGGTCCAGGCTTACAACGATGAAATCCCCATTAAGTTAGGTCAACTTGATGGTGATCGCATTGGCTCCCTTGCCAACGTCCTTGCTGAACTACTTCAACATGAAGATTCTTGTTCTGGGGATTCGAGAAGACTGACAAATAGTAGTAAGTTATTGCTACTGAAAGAAAACATAGCCAGGGAGCTTGAGAAGACTGAGCTTGAGATTGATTCATTGGAATGTGAACTTAAATCAGTGAGTACTGAATCAGAAAACAAGGCTCTTGAAGATGCAGAAAATCCTTCACCTTCTAGTGGGACATCAAAAATTCTAGCCAAGCCTGCGACATCAAAAGTTCTAGCCAAGCCTGAGACATCAAAAGTTCTAGCCAAGCCTGAGATCTGTGGAACATCATCTTCCCCTAAAGAACAAGGGGTGCTCACTCCTTGCAAGCTTCCTGTGGAGCAGGAAGCTGATGCTAACGGTGTAGACTTGATGGATGTTGTGACAGCTCCTGTTCGCAGTGTAACTGCAGTCTCATCGGGAGAGAGTGTTGCATGTCCTGGAGTTGTTGCTGAAGCTGAGGTTGCTGTAGCTGCAGATGTGGCCCCATTGAAGCCTTCTGAAGGAACTGGGTCTCAAATTGATGCCCACTGTCCGAGGCAGGAGCCTAGTTTGTCCCATGATAATGTTAGTTCCATGAAAGCAGATGGCAGCAATGCCTTATCAACCAGGCAGTGCTCACACCGTATCGACAGCCGTAATTTAATCCCTTCAATTATTGCTGTGAACAATGATATAGCAAAAGAATTTAATGAACTGGTTTTCAAACCTTTGCCTGCTGGTCAACCATGTCTTGGTTTATCTAGTCAAATGAAGAATGACCTGAGTGTCAGAAAGAAGCTTGGCATACATAAAAATAGACTAAGATTCAAAGAGCAAGCACTTACCTTCAAGTTCAAGGTGCTGCGGCACCTGTGGAAAGAGGATGTGCGGCTCCTCTCTGTAAGAAAGCAGCGCCCAAAGTCTAATAAACGCACTGATCAGAGCAACCGTGCATCACAGAGTGGATCTCAGAGGCAACGCTCGTCTATTCGCTCTCGATTGGGCATGCCTG CTGGTAATCTGAGTACGTTTCCTACCACAGAAATATCAGATGTTGCAAACAAGATGTTTACAGAATTTCAGTTTAAGCGCTGCAGAAATTACTTGAAAATGCCAGCATTAATTATagatgaaaaagagaaagaaagtgCTAGCTTTGTCAGCAAGAATGGTTTGATTGAGGATCCTGTTTCAGTTGAGAAGGAGCGGTCAGTGATAAATCCATGGACTCATGAAGAGAAGGAAGTTTTTATGCAGATGCTTGCTTCATTTGGCAAGAATTTCTCTAAAATCTCCAATTTTCTACAGCACAAGACAACGGCTGATTGTGTTGAGTTCTACTACAAGCACCATAAATCTGACAGTTTCCGAGAAGTTAAGAAACTTCTGGATCTTCGGCAGCAACAACCCACCGGCAATTACCTAGGAACAAAATCTGGAAAGAAATGGAATCCTGAGAATGCTGCATCTCTTGATATGCTTGGAAATGCTGCATCAGTCGTGGCTGCCCATGGTCTTGATTATGCAAACAGAGTGGAGAAAGATACTGAAAAGTCTATCATTCGGACTTCTTGCAAGTCTGATGTTTCGGCTGTGGCCAAAGGATCTTTGGATAAGGATGGCATTGCTAATGTATCTCTGCACGAGAGGGAATCTGTAGCTGCTGATGTCTTGGCAGGCATATGTGGAACTCTCTCCCCTGAAGGAATGGGCTCATGCATTACCAGTTCCGCTGATCATGGCCAAAAGATAGGTGCCACAAGAATGGAGTATCTTATAGCAACTCCAGAGGCAGACAAGAGCTTTGATGAGGAAGACGATCTCTCAGACCAGGAATGCGAAGTTGATTCAGTTGATTGGAACGACAATGAGAAGTCACTGTTCATTGAGGCTCTGAATAACCATGGGAAGGATTTTGCTCGAATTTCTTCATATGTGAAGAGCAAGTCATATGAGCAGTGCAAGGTATTTTTCAGCAAGGCTCGCATTTCACTTGGTTTGGATTTGATCTATCAGCAGACTACCGATACCGGTTTGCCGACAGGTGATGCCAGTGGAGGTAGGAGTGATACTGACGAGGCATGTGCTGCTGAGATGGATTCTCCTATTTGTAGCACACAGTCTCCTGTGGAAATGGAGATGGAAGTTTGTCCTTCTGCTGATAAAACCCTTCAGGGGCATCTTCTATCTGGCATCACCTTTAAACAGTCAGAAACTGATAGATCAGATGGGCCAGAAATTGTGGACCTAACAATTGAGGAAGGTGAGATCAAGGCAGATGATACTAACAATTGTAACATTCCTGTTGATCATAGACAGTCAAGTGAAGCCACTCATCAATCAACACCTTCATGTGCTCCTATCGATATCAATTCTTCTGAGAGCACAGGGAGTATGGAGAACAGAGAGCACAGTAACCAAGTGAGTGTGCATGGCAATGGAGCCATGGCCTCTTCGACTGAGCAGCCTGTGGGAGCACACCTGGAAATCAGCTCCAGTCTGCACATTGTTGAAGTTATTGAGCCGAGCAAGGCGTCTGAAAAGATTTGCATTCAGGTATCCAGCAGGGAACATGCTCCCGAGAGTGGTGCACCCATCAGCGCTGGAAATTTAACCACCCCGGTTTTCTTACCTGGAGTCATCCAGTCGAGCAATGTGTATGAAGGGATTTGCACCAAGGAATCCAGTGTGGAAGGACCTTCGCAACAAGCACCCTTGAGTGCACACATGAAGGCTGGAAATTTGACCCTCTCTGTTTGCTTACCTGGGGAACACTGTAGTAAGGTATCCAGTAACGAAGGACCTTCAAAACATGCACCTGAGAGTGCACACGTGAAAGCTGGAAATTCAACTCCCTCTGTTTGCTTACCTGGAGAAAGTGGCAGCAAGGAAAATGTCGCCCATTTCTCGGACATGGCCGGTGTTTCCTGTATCAGGCCTGCATTTACTTTGAGTTATCAGCAAAGCGTGCCAACAGATCTGCTCCCAGCAAAGCCAAAATCACACGTCACCCCTCTTACTCCAAAGGATTTGATGCCTGTTCAGTTTAGTTCTGACCTTCCTGATCCTACCTCAATTCGTTTTGAGGGCATAGCCTCCATAACTTCACCAAATTTTGGTGATCATGCCAACAGAGTCAGCAATACTCCAGGGCCCAAGGATATGAGCAAATTCCCAGTATTTAATGAACAATCTCGGAGCCAGCATGATGTTCTGTTCCGCAATATTGATGGATACTTGCAGCACAGACGGAATCACCATCTGGCAGTTGATATACCCGCTTTTTCTGATAGCACTGTAAGTGGCAGTGTGGGAATTTCTCATCCGGATCAGTTCACAATAACCAAATACCAGAATGGCAGGTCGGGCAGCTCAGGTCTCTCAAGCACATCTGCTGGGTTTCTGATGAATGGGAGCAGCAAAGAATTACGGGAAGGTCAGTTGAAGCCCTGTTCCCACAAGGCAAGCACTGAGAGTTGTGATCAGGTGAAGCGCCCTGGTGATGTAAAGTTATTTGGGAAAATTCTGAGCCATCAATCATCCTTGCAAAGTTCTGGCTCATCATCGAATGTAACTAGAAGCAAGCCTCCCCCGCCAACGACAGCAGCAGGATTGTTGGGAAGTGGAATGGATCGCATGGTTTATTCATCTAGGCCCACAAATACTGCCCACTTTGGGCAGGACGAGCGAGTGGTGAGGAGCTACACTCACCTGGATGGGAGCACAGTACAGCCCGAGTCGTCTTTGTTCAGGGTAGCGAAATGCCAGAGATCATCATTGGCCAGCGTGCCATTTTACTCGGCTAAAAATGGCACACTGGGTGTATTAGCAGAGTACCAGCAGCCTTTGCGGCAGCAGCTTCCATCAGATCCGAAGCGGCTGGAAAGCTACGCTGATCTCCAGAAGAGGAACGGAATAGAGCTCATCTCAGggttccagcagcagcagcccgggaaagccgcgcggctcggtggcgcCGGGATCCTTGTGAGCCCCGTGTCGGACCCGGTGGCGGCCCTCAAGGCGCAGTACGGCTCGAGCTCGAAGTTCCTGGGCAAGGACGCCGACCACCCCTGGAAAGACATAGGAAACAggtag